A part of Solicola gregarius genomic DNA contains:
- a CDS encoding MFS transporter, whose translation MTTAAPEARSTRRAVSVWAAAVAVYLLAVFHRSSLSVAGLIAADRFDISASQLSTFTMIQLLVYASMQIPVGLMLDRFGPRRMLLVGLSVLTLAQLGFAFAGTYQAGIIARVFVGMGDAMIFISVLRLVSTWFAPLRIPVVTQVTGLVGQLGAVAAAVPMTMAFQRFGWTDTYLVTAGLGVVLGAWLYLIVRDTPEQRVVRGPSISARAVVDGLRSSWRQPGTRLAFWTHFSLQYGATTLALLWGFPFFVRGQGVSETTAGLLLTLLTVATMISGPIVGVLVGRRPFHRSTLVLVILASLVAAWTAVLAWPGPAPLWLLVLLVCAVGVGGPGSMVAFDFARTFNPPERLGSATGIVNQGGFIASLLSILGIGLVLDVLTPGTSSNYSASSFTWAMCVQYVLWTIGATQIVRYRRKARTDLAERDPQAYEQLRSGGRVLAPQH comes from the coding sequence ATGACGACCGCCGCCCCCGAGGCGCGGTCCACGCGCCGCGCCGTGTCCGTGTGGGCAGCCGCGGTCGCGGTCTACCTGCTCGCGGTGTTCCACCGTTCCTCCCTGTCGGTCGCCGGCCTCATTGCGGCCGATCGCTTCGACATCAGCGCATCCCAGCTGTCGACGTTCACGATGATCCAGCTGCTCGTGTACGCGAGCATGCAGATTCCGGTCGGCCTGATGCTCGATCGGTTCGGGCCGCGCCGGATGCTCCTCGTCGGACTGAGCGTGCTCACCCTTGCCCAGCTCGGATTCGCCTTCGCGGGTACGTACCAAGCCGGCATCATCGCCCGGGTGTTCGTGGGTATGGGCGACGCGATGATCTTCATCAGCGTGCTGCGCCTGGTGAGCACCTGGTTCGCGCCGCTCCGGATCCCGGTCGTCACCCAGGTCACCGGGCTCGTCGGCCAGCTGGGCGCGGTCGCGGCCGCCGTGCCGATGACCATGGCGTTCCAGCGCTTCGGCTGGACCGACACCTACCTCGTGACGGCCGGCCTCGGCGTCGTCCTCGGCGCCTGGCTCTACCTGATCGTCCGCGACACCCCCGAGCAGCGAGTCGTACGCGGGCCGTCGATCTCGGCGCGCGCGGTTGTCGACGGGCTGCGCTCGTCGTGGCGGCAGCCGGGCACGCGGCTCGCGTTCTGGACCCACTTCAGCCTGCAGTACGGAGCCACCACGCTCGCGCTGCTGTGGGGATTCCCGTTCTTCGTACGCGGGCAGGGCGTTTCGGAGACGACCGCCGGCCTGCTACTCACGCTGTTGACCGTCGCCACCATGATCTCCGGCCCGATCGTCGGCGTACTCGTCGGACGTCGCCCGTTCCACCGCTCCACGCTCGTGCTGGTGATCCTCGCGTCACTGGTCGCAGCCTGGACCGCCGTGCTCGCCTGGCCGGGTCCGGCGCCCTTGTGGCTGCTCGTTCTCCTGGTCTGTGCCGTTGGTGTCGGCGGTCCGGGCTCGATGGTGGCGTTCGACTTCGCGCGTACGTTCAACCCGCCCGAGCGGTTGGGCAGCGCCACCGGAATCGTCAACCAGGGCGGCTTCATCGCCAGCCTGCTTTCGATCCTGGGCATCGGGCTCGTGCTCGACGTGCTGACGCCCGGCACCAGCAGCAACTACTCCGCGAGCTCGTTCACCTGGGCGATGTGCGTGCAGTACGTGCTGTGGACCATCGGCGCCACGCAGATCGTCCGCTACCGCCGCAAGGCACGTACCGACCTAGCCGAGCGTGACCCGCAGGCGTACGAGCAGCTCCGCTCGGGCGGCCGCGTACTCGCGCCGCAGCACTGA
- a CDS encoding GntR family transcriptional regulator — protein sequence MRTSAPDRVYDHVKAAILDGTYPGGDLLTEGDLADAVGCSRTPVREGLLRLQSEGFVKLYPKKGALVVPVTAEEAANVWEARALVEGWAAPRAFERGAEIADELDALTERMREHFAAGDAAAFSEADRTFHEVIVAAAGNAVLTRLYRGLRERQVCINTRSMRASAARMEQAIDDHARFVALIRADDADAFVELTRQHLDRARHNISERSVA from the coding sequence ATGCGTACATCTGCTCCCGACCGCGTGTACGACCACGTCAAAGCGGCGATCCTCGACGGCACGTACCCCGGCGGCGACCTGCTGACCGAGGGCGATCTCGCCGACGCCGTCGGCTGTTCGCGTACGCCTGTACGCGAAGGGCTGCTGCGTCTGCAGAGCGAGGGATTCGTCAAGCTCTACCCCAAGAAGGGTGCGCTCGTCGTACCTGTCACGGCCGAGGAGGCCGCGAACGTCTGGGAGGCTCGCGCCCTCGTCGAGGGCTGGGCGGCACCGCGCGCGTTCGAGCGCGGGGCCGAGATCGCCGACGAACTCGACGCACTGACCGAGCGGATGCGTGAGCACTTCGCGGCCGGTGACGCCGCGGCGTTCAGCGAGGCCGACCGTACGTTCCACGAGGTGATCGTCGCCGCGGCCGGCAATGCCGTGCTCACGCGGCTCTACCGCGGCCTCCGTGAGCGGCAGGTATGCATCAACACCAGGTCGATGCGGGCGTCGGCAGCGCGGATGGAGCAGGCCATCGACGATCATGCGCGGTTCGTGGCGCTGATCCGAGCCGACGACGCCGACGCGTTCGTCGAGCTCACCCGGCAACACCTCGATCGCGCCCGCCACAACATCAGTGAGCGGTCGGTCGCATGA
- a CDS encoding copper-translocating P-type ATPase encodes MMEHDRDTVEDQAPHHDDHAAHGGHDHGGHGDHAAQFRDRFWLSLILSIPVVFFSPMFADLLGYDRPSFTGADWIAPVLGTVVFAYGGRPFLTGGWSELRTRQPGMMLLISMAITVAFIASWTTTLEVGGFDLDFWWELVLLIDIMLLGHWLEMRALGAASGALDALAALLPDAAERIVDGQPVETSIGDLSVGDVVLVRSGARVPADGAVVDGRAHLDESMITGESATVRRGVGDRVVAGTVATDSAIRVEIAAVGEETALAGIRRLVADAQASSSRAQALADRAAALLFYFASIAAVITFVAWMALGEADDAVTRTVTVLVIACPHALGLAIPLVIALSTERAAAAGVLVKDRLALERMRTVDVVLFDKTGTLTKGAHQVTDVAVSSAAGLTRDEVVSTAAAVEADSEHPLARAIVAAAGTRGRHRVEAFESRSGRGVSALVDGVQVAVGGPAMLRETEALVPDDVSDATRTWVDRGAAVLYVLRAGSVIGAFALEDAVREESRQAVEALHAHGVKVAMITGDAHQVAGSVARQLGIDEVFAEVLPEDKDAKVAELQNRGLKVAMVGDGVNDAPALARAEVGIAIGAGTDVAIESAGVVLASNDPRAVLSVIDLSKASYRKMVQNLAWATGYNLFSVPLAAGVLASVGFVLSPAAGAILMSLSTVVVALNAQLLRRVDLRPVALASP; translated from the coding sequence ATGATGGAACACGATCGCGACACCGTCGAAGACCAGGCGCCGCACCACGATGACCACGCTGCGCACGGAGGTCACGATCACGGCGGTCACGGCGACCACGCGGCGCAGTTCCGCGACCGGTTCTGGCTGAGCCTGATCCTCTCGATCCCGGTTGTGTTCTTCAGCCCGATGTTCGCCGACCTCCTCGGGTACGACCGGCCGAGCTTCACCGGCGCCGACTGGATCGCCCCGGTCCTCGGCACCGTCGTCTTCGCGTACGGGGGCCGGCCGTTCCTCACCGGCGGTTGGTCCGAGCTGCGCACGCGGCAGCCCGGGATGATGCTGCTGATCTCGATGGCGATAACGGTCGCCTTCATCGCCTCCTGGACCACCACACTCGAGGTCGGTGGCTTCGATCTCGACTTCTGGTGGGAGCTGGTGCTCCTGATCGACATCATGCTGCTCGGCCACTGGCTCGAGATGCGCGCGCTCGGCGCGGCCTCGGGCGCGCTCGACGCACTGGCGGCACTGCTTCCTGACGCTGCGGAGAGGATCGTCGACGGTCAACCGGTCGAGACCAGCATCGGCGACCTTTCCGTCGGCGATGTCGTCTTGGTGCGGTCCGGGGCTCGCGTACCCGCCGACGGCGCTGTCGTCGACGGTCGGGCGCACCTGGACGAGTCGATGATCACGGGAGAGTCAGCGACGGTACGACGCGGCGTCGGCGACCGAGTCGTCGCGGGTACGGTCGCGACGGACTCCGCCATTCGGGTCGAGATCGCCGCGGTGGGCGAGGAGACCGCGCTCGCCGGCATCCGGAGGCTCGTTGCAGATGCGCAGGCGTCGTCGTCGCGGGCACAGGCGCTCGCCGACCGTGCAGCCGCGCTGCTGTTCTACTTCGCGAGCATTGCCGCCGTCATCACGTTCGTCGCGTGGATGGCGCTCGGTGAGGCCGATGATGCGGTCACGCGGACCGTCACGGTGCTCGTCATCGCGTGCCCGCACGCGCTCGGGCTCGCGATCCCGTTGGTGATCGCGCTATCGACGGAGCGCGCCGCCGCGGCGGGCGTCCTCGTCAAGGATCGTCTCGCCCTCGAGCGGATGCGTACGGTCGATGTCGTGCTGTTCGACAAGACCGGCACGCTCACCAAGGGCGCGCATCAGGTCACCGACGTAGCGGTCAGCTCTGCTGCCGGCCTTACCCGCGATGAGGTCGTGTCGACTGCAGCGGCCGTGGAAGCCGACAGCGAGCACCCGCTCGCTCGCGCGATCGTCGCCGCTGCGGGTACGCGAGGCCGCCATCGGGTCGAGGCGTTCGAGTCCCGTTCGGGGCGTGGCGTATCGGCGCTCGTCGACGGTGTCCAGGTCGCGGTCGGGGGACCGGCGATGCTGCGAGAGACGGAGGCGCTCGTACCCGACGACGTCTCCGATGCGACCCGAACGTGGGTCGATCGCGGTGCAGCCGTCTTGTACGTCCTGCGGGCAGGCTCGGTGATCGGTGCGTTCGCGCTGGAGGACGCCGTACGCGAGGAGTCCCGGCAGGCGGTCGAGGCGCTGCACGCCCATGGCGTCAAGGTCGCGATGATCACCGGAGACGCCCATCAGGTGGCCGGCTCGGTCGCACGGCAGCTCGGCATCGACGAGGTGTTCGCGGAGGTACTGCCGGAGGACAAGGACGCCAAGGTTGCGGAGCTGCAGAATCGTGGCCTGAAGGTCGCGATGGTCGGCGACGGCGTCAACGATGCGCCCGCCCTCGCGCGGGCCGAGGTCGGTATCGCGATCGGGGCCGGTACCGACGTTGCGATCGAGTCGGCGGGCGTCGTGCTCGCCAGCAACGATCCGCGCGCGGTGCTGTCGGTGATCGACCTGTCCAAGGCGAGCTATCGCAAGATGGTCCAGAACCTCGCGTGGGCAACGGGCTACAACCTGTTCTCGGTGCCGCTCGCGGCCGGCGTACTCGCGTCGGTCGGGTTCGTACTGTCGCCCGCGGCCGGAGCGATCCTGATGTCGCTGTCGACCGTGGTGGTCGCCCTGAATGCACAGCTGCTGCGGCGAGTCGATCTGCGGCCGGTTGCACTGGCATCGCCATGA
- a CDS encoding heavy metal translocating P-type ATPase translates to MVDHATPTTAVEHVDLTIGGMTCASCANRIERKLNKLDGVTATVNYATEKARVEYASDVSTDELISVVEQAGYSATPPPAKSGGDTNAHPRDEADESLRSLRQRLIVSTVLSVPVIAMAMITKLQFDNWQWLSLTLAAPVVVWGAWPFHKAAWTNLRHGTTTMDTLISMGTIAALGWSVYALFWGTAGMPGMRHPFELTIERSDGSGNIYFEAAAGVTTFILAGRYFEARAKRHAGAALRALLELGAKEVSLLRDGREERIDIERLQVGDQFVVRPGEKIATDGVIEEGTSAVDASTVTGESVPVEVGVGDGVIGATVNAGGRLVVRATRIGAETQLAQMAKLVEDAQTGKAQAQRLADRISGIFVPIVIALSVGTLGFWIGADGGLSAAVTAAVAVLIIACPCALGLATPTALMVGTGRGAQLGILIKGPEVLESTRRVDTIVLDKTGTVTTGTMTLLDVIADAGEDPDEIVRLAGALEDASEHPIARAIAAGAVGRVGTLPSVEDFANVEGLGVQGVVDGHAVLVGRARLLTDWSQHLPSELAQAMVEAENSGRTAVAVGWDGVARGVLVVADAIKPTSAEAITRFRGLGLKPVLLTGDNAAVARTVAAEVGIDEDAVIAEVLPKDKVDAVRRLQDDGRVVAMVGDGVNDAAALAQADLGLAMGTGTDVAIEASDLTLVRGDLRVAADAIRLSRRTLATIKGNLFWAFAYNVAALPLAAAGLLNPMLAGAAMAFSSVFVVSNSQRLRSFKALSDGSPISGATS, encoded by the coding sequence ATGGTGGACCACGCGACGCCCACAACAGCGGTCGAACATGTCGATCTGACGATCGGCGGCATGACCTGCGCCTCCTGCGCGAACCGCATCGAGCGCAAGCTGAACAAGCTCGACGGCGTGACGGCGACGGTCAACTACGCGACCGAGAAGGCGCGCGTCGAGTACGCCTCAGACGTCTCGACCGATGAGTTGATCTCGGTGGTCGAGCAGGCGGGATACTCGGCGACGCCGCCGCCCGCGAAGTCCGGCGGCGACACGAATGCCCACCCCCGTGACGAGGCCGACGAGTCACTGCGCAGCCTGCGGCAGCGGCTGATCGTCTCGACCGTGCTCAGTGTCCCCGTGATCGCGATGGCGATGATCACCAAGCTCCAGTTCGACAACTGGCAGTGGCTTTCGCTGACGCTCGCCGCTCCCGTCGTCGTGTGGGGCGCCTGGCCGTTCCACAAGGCGGCGTGGACGAACCTGCGCCACGGCACGACCACGATGGACACCCTCATCTCGATGGGCACGATCGCCGCACTCGGCTGGTCGGTGTATGCGTTGTTCTGGGGCACGGCGGGAATGCCAGGCATGAGGCATCCGTTCGAGCTCACCATCGAGCGAAGCGACGGTTCGGGCAACATCTACTTCGAGGCCGCCGCCGGTGTCACGACGTTCATCCTCGCCGGCCGCTACTTCGAGGCCCGCGCGAAGCGCCATGCCGGCGCCGCACTGCGGGCGCTTCTCGAGCTCGGCGCCAAGGAGGTCTCGCTCCTGCGCGACGGTCGCGAGGAGCGTATCGACATCGAACGCCTCCAAGTCGGAGACCAGTTCGTCGTGAGGCCGGGCGAGAAGATAGCGACCGACGGGGTCATCGAAGAAGGCACGTCCGCGGTGGACGCATCGACGGTGACCGGCGAGTCCGTACCGGTAGAGGTCGGTGTCGGCGACGGCGTCATCGGCGCGACGGTCAATGCCGGTGGTCGCCTGGTCGTACGCGCAACGCGGATCGGTGCCGAGACGCAGCTCGCGCAGATGGCGAAGCTGGTGGAGGACGCACAGACCGGCAAGGCGCAGGCGCAACGTCTCGCCGACCGGATCTCCGGCATCTTCGTGCCGATCGTCATTGCACTATCGGTCGGCACGCTCGGGTTCTGGATCGGCGCCGACGGCGGTCTGTCCGCAGCCGTCACGGCAGCGGTCGCAGTGCTGATCATCGCGTGCCCGTGCGCGCTGGGTCTGGCGACGCCGACCGCGCTGATGGTCGGCACGGGTAGGGGTGCGCAGCTCGGCATCCTGATCAAGGGTCCCGAGGTGCTCGAGTCCACTCGGCGCGTCGACACGATCGTGCTCGACAAGACCGGAACCGTCACGACCGGCACCATGACGCTGCTCGACGTGATCGCCGACGCTGGCGAAGATCCGGATGAGATCGTACGCCTGGCGGGCGCACTCGAGGATGCGTCCGAGCATCCCATCGCACGCGCGATCGCGGCCGGCGCCGTCGGCCGCGTCGGTACGCTGCCCTCGGTCGAGGACTTCGCGAACGTCGAGGGCCTCGGCGTACAAGGGGTTGTCGACGGTCATGCGGTGCTGGTCGGGCGGGCGCGGCTGCTCACCGACTGGTCACAGCACCTGCCGTCGGAGTTGGCGCAGGCCATGGTCGAAGCCGAGAACTCCGGCCGGACGGCAGTGGCCGTCGGCTGGGACGGCGTGGCGCGTGGCGTACTCGTGGTCGCCGACGCGATCAAGCCGACGTCCGCCGAGGCGATCACGCGGTTCCGCGGCTTGGGCCTGAAGCCCGTTCTGCTCACTGGGGACAACGCCGCGGTTGCGCGTACGGTCGCCGCCGAGGTCGGCATCGACGAGGACGCGGTGATCGCCGAGGTCCTCCCGAAGGACAAGGTCGATGCCGTACGACGCCTGCAGGACGACGGTCGAGTCGTCGCGATGGTCGGTGACGGCGTCAACGACGCCGCCGCGCTGGCGCAGGCCGATCTCGGTCTCGCGATGGGCACCGGCACCGACGTGGCGATCGAGGCGAGCGATCTGACCCTCGTACGCGGAGATCTGCGGGTCGCCGCCGATGCCATCCGGCTGTCGCGGCGTACGTTGGCCACGATCAAGGGCAACCTGTTCTGGGCGTTCGCGTACAACGTCGCGGCGTTGCCGCTCGCCGCCGCCGGGCTGCTCAACCCGATGCTCGCCGGTGCCGCGATGGCGTTCTCCAGCGTCTTCGTGGTCTCGAACAGCCAACGGCTGCGCAGCTTCAAGGCACTGAGCGATGGTTCACCGATCTCGGGCGCGACGTCCTAA
- a CDS encoding heavy-metal-associated domain-containing protein, giving the protein MSDNFTANYTVTGMTCGHCVASVTEEVTEVPGVVDVDVDLGSGGLTVRSDAPVNESTIREAVEEAGYQLASSTA; this is encoded by the coding sequence ATGAGCGACAACTTCACCGCGAACTACACCGTCACCGGCATGACCTGCGGACACTGCGTCGCGTCCGTCACCGAGGAGGTCACCGAGGTCCCGGGCGTCGTCGACGTCGACGTCGACCTGGGCAGTGGCGGGCTGACGGTCAGGAGCGACGCGCCGGTCAACGAGTCGACGATCCGCGAGGCGGTCGAGGAGGCGGGCTACCAGCTCGCGTCCTCGACGGCATGA
- a CDS encoding metal-sensitive transcriptional regulator produces the protein MDEHATHGYIGNKDDYLKRLRRIEGQARGLQRMVEDEKYCIDILTQVSAMTKALQSVSLGLLDEHLNHCVRDAAASGGPEADEKIKEASDAIARLVRS, from the coding sequence ATGGACGAGCATGCGACGCACGGGTACATCGGTAACAAGGACGACTACCTGAAGCGGCTACGACGGATCGAGGGTCAGGCCCGCGGCCTGCAGCGGATGGTCGAGGACGAGAAGTACTGCATCGACATCCTCACCCAGGTGTCTGCGATGACGAAGGCACTGCAGTCCGTCTCGCTCGGGCTGCTCGACGAGCACCTCAACCACTGCGTACGCGATGCCGCCGCCAGCGGCGGACCCGAGGCCGACGAGAAGATCAAGGAAGCCTCCGACGCGATCGCACGACTCGTCCGCTCCTGA
- a CDS encoding MFS transporter, translated as MSSTTSPPTTARGGPALLLIAAAQFMVIMDTSIIGVALPEIQHDLGFTQENLSWVFNAYVVAFGGLLLLGGRLSDLFGARRMFSAGWLVLLVGSVLAGAAGTVEVELAGRAVQGAGAALIAPSALTLLMMLFGSEPRRLTKALAIYGAAAPAGGTAGVFLGGAITEYLSWPWVFYLNVPIAIIALAVTPALMPAGGARRGSIDILGAVTVTTGVGTGVYAIVRAPEVGWGSVETWIVLAAAVVLIGIFLALQATLREPLMRLSIFRTPNLGAANLAQLLLGGAWIPMWFFLNLYLQQVLGYSAFPSGAALLPMTGLIMVGMVVLAPRLMTRFGPKVMIVAGMLLLAAGMAWLSRIRPDGNFWVDVLPASLVAALGMSLAFIPSLGTAISSARPEEGGLASGIVNTSYQVGSAIGLAAVTAVAAAYGADELGRPAALTDGFSAAFIGAGAIALIGAITAAATLRGSRRE; from the coding sequence ATGTCCTCAACCACGTCACCACCCACAACGGCACGCGGTGGACCGGCGCTACTGCTCATTGCCGCCGCACAGTTCATGGTCATCATGGACACGTCGATCATCGGCGTTGCCTTGCCCGAGATTCAGCACGATCTCGGCTTCACCCAGGAGAATCTCTCCTGGGTCTTCAATGCGTACGTCGTCGCGTTCGGCGGGCTGCTCCTGCTCGGCGGACGCCTGTCAGACCTGTTCGGCGCCCGCCGGATGTTCAGTGCCGGCTGGCTCGTCCTCCTCGTCGGCTCGGTCCTCGCCGGAGCCGCCGGAACCGTGGAGGTCGAGCTCGCCGGTCGCGCGGTGCAGGGCGCCGGCGCCGCATTGATCGCGCCCTCGGCACTCACCCTGCTGATGATGCTGTTCGGATCCGAGCCGCGTCGGCTCACGAAGGCGCTCGCGATCTACGGCGCTGCAGCACCCGCCGGTGGCACTGCCGGGGTCTTCCTCGGCGGCGCGATAACGGAGTACCTGTCCTGGCCGTGGGTGTTCTACCTGAATGTCCCGATCGCGATCATCGCGCTGGCCGTGACACCGGCCCTAATGCCGGCCGGCGGAGCGCGCCGGGGGTCGATCGACATCCTCGGTGCCGTCACCGTCACGACGGGCGTCGGCACAGGCGTCTACGCGATCGTCCGCGCACCCGAGGTCGGCTGGGGCTCGGTCGAAACCTGGATCGTTCTCGCCGCGGCCGTCGTGCTGATCGGAATCTTCCTCGCATTGCAGGCGACGCTGCGCGAACCCCTGATGCGGTTAAGCATCTTCCGCACACCGAACCTCGGCGCCGCAAATCTCGCGCAGCTGCTGCTCGGCGGCGCCTGGATTCCCATGTGGTTCTTCCTCAACCTCTATCTGCAGCAGGTGCTGGGCTACAGCGCATTCCCGAGCGGTGCGGCGTTGCTACCCATGACCGGGTTGATCATGGTGGGGATGGTCGTCCTCGCGCCACGTCTCATGACCCGCTTCGGACCGAAGGTCATGATCGTCGCCGGAATGCTCCTCCTCGCGGCCGGGATGGCATGGCTCTCCCGGATCCGGCCCGACGGCAACTTCTGGGTCGACGTCCTCCCGGCGTCGCTCGTCGCGGCCCTCGGAATGTCGCTGGCCTTCATCCCGTCGCTCGGGACGGCGATCTCCAGCGCACGGCCCGAGGAAGGCGGCCTGGCATCGGGAATCGTCAACACCAGCTACCAGGTCGGGTCGGCGATCGGGCTCGCCGCGGTGACCGCGGTGGCGGCTGCGTACGGTGCAGATGAACTCGGCCGGCCCGCGGCACTGACCGACGGGTTCTCGGCGGCGTTCATCGGTGCCGGCGCGATCGCCCTCATCGGTGCGATCACCGCTGCGGCAACACTTCGCGGATCGCGGCGGGAGTGA
- a CDS encoding DsbA family protein translates to MTRLLRGLGLLGVGCLLAACGSAEDVVGASSPDDAQTDASSNAALTDKGGVVVSGTDVSDDADDADSAVEVVIYEDFQCPYCAQLEESSADFLEEQLGDGAVTVEYRIVSFLDGASTNEYSSRAANAALCVFDGAGPRAFYEFHATLYDNQPEEGSAGPEDAQLATYASDAGADVDDCITDDAMGDQVVKSTQQMTAEGVTGTPAVFVDGEAVELTSETSLQEAIEAAIG, encoded by the coding sequence ATGACCCGTCTGCTGCGTGGCCTCGGCCTGCTCGGCGTCGGCTGCCTGCTGGCGGCTTGCGGCTCGGCCGAGGACGTTGTCGGTGCATCGTCGCCGGACGACGCGCAGACGGATGCCTCCTCGAATGCCGCGCTCACCGACAAGGGCGGAGTCGTCGTCAGCGGCACCGACGTCTCCGACGATGCCGATGACGCCGACTCCGCTGTCGAGGTCGTCATCTACGAGGACTTCCAGTGTCCGTACTGCGCTCAGCTGGAGGAGTCGAGCGCCGACTTCCTGGAGGAGCAGCTGGGCGACGGCGCCGTCACCGTCGAGTACCGCATCGTCTCCTTTCTCGACGGTGCGAGCACGAACGAGTACTCCAGCAGGGCGGCCAACGCCGCACTCTGCGTCTTCGACGGCGCCGGACCCCGCGCGTTCTACGAATTCCACGCGACCCTGTACGACAATCAGCCCGAGGAGGGCAGTGCCGGGCCTGAGGACGCGCAGCTCGCGACGTACGCGAGCGACGCCGGCGCCGACGTCGACGACTGCATCACCGACGACGCGATGGGCGATCAGGTGGTGAAGTCGACCCAACAGATGACCGCCGAGGGTGTGACGGGTACGCCGGCCGTGTTCGTCGACGGCGAAGCGGTCGAGCTCACCAGCGAGACGTCCCTCCAGGAAGCGATCGAAGCCGCCATCGGGTAG
- a CDS encoding dihydrolipoamide acetyltransferase family protein — MAQEFKLPDVGEGLTEAEIVSWKVKAGDTVAVNDIIVEIETAKSLVELPSPYDGTVAALLVAEGETVDVGKPIIAVSTADDPAADDGAQRGEGDPYIHLADKAKTDEIDMSNPAATGGSEKQMLVGTGPKEAATKRRARRTAATATAQADVQQAFSTAPAPAPELPVEQAEESVPAAPQPTVPTGPRLRALAKPPVRKLAKDLGVDLTTLTPSGEGGVVTRADVEAYAAGAQAPTAPPVASATGDVRVPIKGVRKMTAQAMVQSAFTAPHVTEWLTLDVTKTMELVESLKGRREFADVRVSPLLVLAKAVCLAVRRTPELNAAWDDAAQEIVLKRAVNLGIAAATPRGLVVPNIKGADSMSLVEIATALGELVATARAGRTKPAEMSGGSFTITNVGVFGVDAGTPILNPGESGILAFGAIKKQPWVVEGPDGDRIEPRYVTTLALSFDHRIVDGEQGSRFLADIGALLADPATALLY, encoded by the coding sequence GTGGCACAAGAGTTCAAGCTGCCCGACGTCGGCGAGGGCCTGACCGAGGCGGAGATCGTGAGCTGGAAGGTCAAGGCCGGCGACACCGTCGCGGTCAACGACATCATTGTCGAGATCGAGACGGCCAAGTCGCTCGTCGAGCTGCCGAGCCCGTACGACGGCACGGTCGCCGCGCTGCTGGTGGCCGAGGGCGAGACGGTCGATGTCGGCAAGCCGATCATCGCGGTGTCGACGGCCGACGATCCCGCCGCTGACGATGGCGCGCAGCGCGGGGAGGGTGATCCCTACATCCACCTTGCAGACAAGGCGAAGACGGACGAGATCGACATGTCCAACCCGGCCGCGACCGGTGGCAGCGAGAAGCAGATGCTCGTCGGCACCGGTCCGAAGGAGGCGGCGACCAAACGTCGGGCGCGGCGTACGGCGGCGACCGCGACGGCGCAGGCCGACGTACAGCAAGCGTTCTCGACCGCACCCGCTCCGGCGCCCGAGCTCCCGGTCGAGCAGGCGGAGGAGAGCGTCCCAGCGGCTCCGCAGCCGACCGTGCCGACGGGCCCCCGCCTTCGGGCGCTCGCCAAGCCGCCCGTACGCAAGCTGGCGAAGGACCTCGGCGTCGACCTGACGACCCTCACGCCGAGCGGCGAGGGCGGAGTCGTGACCCGCGCCGACGTCGAGGCCTACGCCGCCGGGGCACAGGCGCCGACAGCGCCACCGGTGGCCAGCGCGACCGGCGACGTGCGGGTTCCGATCAAGGGCGTCCGCAAGATGACGGCGCAGGCGATGGTCCAGTCGGCGTTCACCGCGCCGCACGTCACCGAGTGGCTGACGCTCGACGTCACGAAGACGATGGAGCTCGTCGAGTCGCTCAAGGGGCGCCGCGAGTTCGCCGACGTACGAGTCTCGCCGCTGCTGGTCCTGGCTAAGGCCGTGTGCCTCGCCGTCCGGCGTACGCCAGAGCTCAACGCGGCATGGGATGACGCGGCCCAAGAGATCGTGCTGAAGCGGGCCGTCAACCTCGGCATCGCGGCGGCGACCCCACGAGGACTCGTCGTACCGAACATCAAGGGCGCCGACTCGATGTCGCTCGTCGAGATCGCGACCGCGCTCGGCGAGCTGGTCGCCACGGCGCGCGCGGGGCGTACCAAGCCGGCAGAGATGTCTGGAGGCAGCTTCACCATCACCAACGTCGGAGTCTTCGGCGTCGACGCGGGCACACCGATCCTGAATCCGGGCGAGTCCGGAATCCTCGCGTTCGGGGCGATCAAGAAGCAGCCCTGGGTGGTCGAGGGGCCCGACGGCGACCGTATCGAGCCCCGATATGTGACCACGCTGGCGCTCTCGTTCGACCATCGCATCGTCGACGGTGAGCAGGGGTCGCGTTTCCTCGCCGACATCGGCGCACTGCTCGCCGACCCCGCAACCGCGTTGCTGTACTGA